The Gossypium arboreum isolate Shixiya-1 chromosome 6, ASM2569848v2, whole genome shotgun sequence DNA window AAACCCTATATTTCAAAACCTTAAACTCAAACCCCTATCTTATAAACCACAAACCACTACATCTTTAACTATAACTCTTAAACTCTAAATTAGTtagataaaatttgaatattatatattcttttaatattttaagaattttaaataacattttcaatttactaattaaatttGTTTCTCTAGAGATGCACGGGTtaccaatttttaaattttaatatatataaagtttatctatcaCCTCTTAAACAATTTAaactataattataattttaatatattcatattaatattatctcttttacaattatataagaaattatttactatataaatttaaaaacaatcaCCATATAccccaaaaactttaaaattattttaaataatagtattttaatgtttttcattttaaaaatactATATTTAGTCCATTATTTCGATTCAAAAAAATTCTATATTCAGTCCATTATTTCAATTTTAGGATTCATTAACTCAAATACTACTTTCgcactttaaattttattatatttactacGATATATAATTAATGATTCACAACTTTAATAgatatatgttttaaatatttacaataagttaaaagaaatattttaaaatttgattatgTATATAATTATAAGTATTTGCTTTAATGATAAGTTCGGTCGATTTAACTTCTGTGACCTTATTCTGTCTTGATGAGGAAATAGAGCTCTTTTTGCACTATTAGTTTTGGCATCTTGTTTGGGTTGAGAGCTCAACTATTTGTTTTGGGGCTTTTGATGTTTGTTTGGTTTCTCGGGACTGATGTAGTTTTGTTGCCCCTAATTTTCTTGAGCAGGCCTTTTCGTCTCTCTTGTTAATGGAAGTCAGTTTTCTACCGTTCCAATAAATATAACCACTCCACCACTCTAAGCATTCCTCTATGTAGTGGTTAATTTTTTTGTTGTTGCTCAGTTGAGCAAattcttttgcggcgtttttcaaaaaacggcgctaatgctcgatctatagcagTGTTTTTCAAAAAAGTGTCAAATGCCACTAAAGCTCAACATAAAACGACGGCATTGTGCTTAATTTTTTTTGCggtattttttaaaaaacgccgctaatgctagatctatagcggcatttttcaaaaggcaccgctaatgctcgatctatagcggcgaTAGCAGCGTTTTTACAAAAGCACCGCCAAATGCCACTAAAGCTCTACATAAAACGACGGCGTTGTACTTAATTTTCTTGGGGCGTTTTTTAAAAAGTGCCGCTAATGATCaatctatagtggcgtttttcatgaaacgccgctaatgctcgatctaaacgccgctaatgctcgatctatagtggcgtttttttatccaaacgccgctaaaaacttaTTTTGCTGTAGTGATTCCTAGTGTCGACAATGCGTGCCTCTAGCCTATGATTgattaaatccctaattatctaattaaataattaattatcctaGATTGAGTTATTCATCACCCTTAGTAAGAATACCCTTCTGGTCTCATCTACACTAAGGATTACCACCTAAGTTACCTTTCCAGTATTTTCCTAGGCATACAGATACCCTCCCGATCTCTCCGCTTGGCAAAAGTTATACACAATAGGATAACCTTTCGGTCTCACATATCTAGATATTCTATGAGGGGCGTCACTCCCTAATATACTAAGTACTCTTGAATAAACAACCAATTTCAGATAAATAAttacttaataaataaattagtttATTAACCGAAGTATGTGAGATATGAGTAAAGCACAACAATCTATTCTAATATTCATACAATGATTAATTGGAGAAATCAaggaaatataaataaaagaatagaatAGAAAAGATCATGAATATATACTGAAGCGCAAATCCGGAGCAATCTCCGCTCgcaattgtaaaaatattaagcTAAATTATttttggtcacttaattaaaACAAGTTACAATTTTGTCACTGAACTAATCAAAAGTTTTTGTTTAAGCCGTTGAgttattaagtttattttttacATTTCACTAACGAGCTCCAAGTAACGATTCTATTTTTTACATTTCACTAACGAGCTCCAAGTAACGATTCGATGATTGGTACGGTAGATCGATATCCAACAACTAGtaaaagaacataccttagatccaagtcgATCAAGGGTCAGTGTCGGAGATTGGAGAAAAAAGCTGTTTGAATTTTAGTTCGCAAATTCATGATATCCAAAGCTATTTCATGAAAAGAAAACTGAACtgtaaaataaaaggaaaaataaagctTTCAATTGGTGCAAACAGTatgaacatagaaaataatataacATCGACTTTAGCAACCcattgacttaaatgaaaacttctgAATAGTTTAGTGATTAAATTGTCACTTTTTTTAGTTTAgtaaccaaaatgaaaatttatccaTAGTATAGTGACTAATGATAAAATTTActcaaaaattaataataaaaaggaagtatgAAGAAAAACGAAATGTTCTGAACATAATAGCTATGAAAACGATGTCGTATAAATTGTAACGTCGTATAatggaataaattgaaatttCCTTCCCTTTGTGAAAACAGACATTGGTCTGGCTTGCGTCGATCATCAGAGCAATTGTTTCAATCCATTTGTTCCAATTGTGTGTATCTGTCCCGCGCGACACCCAATTCTTCTCCATTTCATATCTTCCGTGGCGTTTCAATTCCTCAAGTTAGATCAAgcatttctcttttcctttcttcttcttatCTCTgccaaaaaagaaatttaaattctTCAGCAGATCTCATACAAAAAAGCAAAACCAAAGGTAATGGCGGGGCTGTTCGGATCGCAATCCTCTACGGTTGCACCCAGGATTGTCACCAGCACACCATCCACAGATCTCGCCTTGACTAATTTTGCTTATTGCTCCCCTTCCGATCTTCAAAGCTTCGCCGTCCCTGGCTCCAAACTCTTCCTCGCTAACGTCGGGGATGCCTTCGTTCTTACTGTTTcatatccttttttttttaatatttttagttaaacGCAGTTCGCACGATTTATTGTTGCATTGTTCATAATTTATTGTTTGAGTAGCATAATGTTATACTAcactatttatattaattattcttTACTACGCTCATTTTCATGGAATTATGGAATGTAAATTCATAATTGATAATTTTGGGAGATGTAAATTtgttaattctttcaatttattAGAATCTCATTTTTTATTAATGAATTTTTTTTCCCCTTTATTACTAAAAAAGAAGTTgaatattcatattttgaaaacatgtattttagttttaaatgttgccgggtttatttatttattttgaactaTTCTTTTCCTTCTTTGCTGTTTTAACTTTATGGTCTAACCTTAACTAATAAATACTTCTCATGAAAGCATACGCAATGGATATATTGCTCTAAATGCTATCCATCGTCGCCTTGCAAAAGTTTCTAATGGTGACAATGTATCAGTGAGCAGGTTAGTTAACCTTACCTTTCGAAATTTGATGGTCAGATAGTGCCTAATCACTAACTGTTTTTCTATTTTCCTGTCACCTGCAGATTTATTCCCCCTGAAGATTTTAACCTTGCATTGCTTAGGGTTGAGCTAGAATTTGTGAAGAAGGGTACGAAAAATGAGCAGGTAGATTTTAATGCagtatttgatatatatatatatatatattagatgataTTAATTGCTTGGATGGCTGGGAGTAGGATTAAATGCTGTTTGCCATTGTTGTAGGTTGATGCTGTTCTTCTGGCTAACCAGCTTAGAAAGAGGTTTATCAATCAGGTAGAGCTACATGCGGTTTGCCTGTTGTAAAATGCTTGCTTTAATTTTATGGTTGCGTAGTTGGCTAATTCTTGATTCAGCTAAATTTAGATTTCTTTTCCTTAATTCTCTGTTTCATAACGAAGGCCATGTTGGAGAAAGTTTGTTTCAAATGTACATGTCAGTGTTTTTGTTGTTCTTATGTTATATCAATTCACACTTGGAAATAATTTGCTTGATGACATTACCTGTTTTCATGCTCATATCTCATGCAAATTGCTTGTTTTGTACTTCCTCTCTTTCCTCAGGCATTAACACATGTAAAATAGATTTCTTCTATCTATTTTTTCACTCATATCTCATGTAAAATGTTTGTTTGGTACTTTCCTCTCTTTCCTTAGGCATGCACATCTGCAATAGATTGAATGATTTTTGTTGAAGTCATGGAATACTGGTTTCCTTTTGGCAGGTTATGACAGCGGGGCAAAAGGTTACATTTGAGTATCATGGTAATAACTATATTTTCACAATCAGTCAAACTCAGCTGGAGGGGCAAGCAGCAGCTAATGCTCCTGAAAGGGGGATGATTTCCAGTGATACTTACTTTATCTTTGACGCACAAAACTCAAGTGGAATAAAGGTGATATATTGATATGTTAGTTGTTGCAGTTTTATCTTTTAAAAGTGTATTGACCAATGGACATCATTGTCACTCGCAGATATTAGATTTGTATTATATTTATGTTTCAAGATTGTAATTTAATCTTATTATACTCTgactatttattttctttaaagtaCTTGTATCTAACACTTGTTTCCAACATATTCAATGCAAGTATGAGGGTACAATCCTCTAAATATATGAAAAAACTTCGAAAAAATTGAGCATACCTGTTTCAAGCTCATAATTGCGTCCAGCACTCACCCCTGAGTATGAATAACCTAGATTTAATCCACTTGATTTGATTAGTTTTAATTCACTGACTTGTGTTTGCAATGCAGGTTGTCAATCAACGTGAAGCTGCTAGTAGTAATATCTTTAGGCACAAAGAGTTTAATCTACAATCACTAGGTATTGGTGGCTTAAGTGCAGAGTTTGCTGATATATTTCGAAGAGCTTTTGCCTCTCGTGTATTTCCTCCACATGTGACTAACAAGTATGATAACTTAGTCTTTAAAACATACTATTTATATATAAGATACCTATTTATTTGTTCTGACAAGAAAGCTTGAGGTTCTAGGTTGGGAATTAAGCATGTTAAAGGGATGCTACTTTATGGACCTCCTGGTACTGGCAAAACTCTCATGGCTCGTCAAATTGGAAAGATGTTGAATGGAAAGGAACCAAAGGTTTGGTGTTTGTCACCTTTTTGATTAACGTGATTTATATTATTTTGAGCCGGGCATCGTTTAATCATTTAATTCTGATTATTAATTTTTCAGATGGAATAAAATTTATGAATTTGTCTATGTTTGATCTCAGTATTATGACCTTGAATTGCACATGATTGTTTGGCTATAGATAATTAGAGATGCTATTTTTTATTTAAGACATGTATGCCATGCTTGACCCAGTGTCAATAGCATTTTGAAATTGTGCTGTTGTAAGCTGTTTCAGGACACAATTTTGACAAAACTTTTAGTTGGCAATTCAATTGTGTGTCCTTCGATTTGTATATTTTTGTCCATCATATAGTTTCTGCCTTCTCCATTCTGCTGTTGCTGTTTTTGCATCAGAGTTTGTAACTTTCTGTTGGCGGAGTCTGCTTTATAGTGTACTCTTTTGAGGTTGCTTGCTTGCCTTCATGTTTCAGAGATGCTGCATTTGACTTAATTAACTATTATGTTTGCCTATATGGTGACTATTACTTAATATTGTAATTGGCATAATGCAATATATTGCTTCTTGCTGTATCTATTTAGATTGTTAATGGCCCTGAAGTCCTGAGCAAATTTGTTGGTGAAACGGAGAAGAATGTCAGAGACCTATTTGCAGATGCTGAGAATGACCAAAGGACGCGTGGTAAGAGATATGTGCTTACTAGTTTTAGTTTTTATGTTTTTCTTCTAATTTTGTGGTGAAACATTATGTTCTTTGACTTTTCAGGTGATGAGAGTGATTTGCATGTcataatttttgatgaaattgatgctATTTGTAAGGTACAAAACTGCTTTGTATACATTTGTTCATCCCTATAGTACTTTTACATGGTTTTATTTGATGTTTCTAATTTCTTTCACATTGTAGCTTTCATTACGCAATGTTCTTTAAAATATTGAACTGGTGGATGATAAAATCGTGGCAAAGATTTGGATATTATTTAAGTCCTAGAATCATTCTCTGATGTTGATCATGTATGCATGCATCTTTATATGCATGTTGATGTGTTTTAGATGCTAACAAAACGGAGGGAATCTTCATAACAAAAAATATTTCAAGTTAGAGACCACTTTTTTTCTTAATGTGTGAAGGAATCGGTGATCTGACCTAGTTACATATAACACCCTTTGATTGTTATGCTGAGTCATTCTAAGATCCCATGCTAATGAGAATCTAGACAATTGAGTTGAGGCTgtttatttgtatttttgaaCATTCTGATATAATATGtgcctttattttcttcttttttcagtCAAGAGGCTCAACTAGAGATGGTACTGGAGTTCACGACAGCATTGTGAACCAGCTTCTTACCAAGGTCAGTGATTAGCTCCTGACAATTTTTTTCTTAACAATCACTACTGTTTGTCTCATGCATGTGTATTGGGCTCTTGTCGCTAACTTGTCTTAGTGATATGATTATTTTAACTAAAGTTAATTTACTTTTCAGATAGATGGTGTGGAGTCTCTAAACAATGTTTTGCTTATCGGAATGACCAACAGAAAGGATCTACTTGATGAGGCCCTTTTGAGGTTGCTCCCCCCCTCCtccattctctctctctctctcactatcacacacacacacaaaaaaacatACACACATGCGCGCATACAGTCACCAGGCAAACCAATTGATCTGTCTACCTGTTTCACATTAGGTCATCCTCTACAGTAAGAAGCTTGATTAACACCCATCAAGTAGAAACAAATATTTGGCGCATTTTAGTGTTGTGGATTGTGGACATTAAAATTTCGAAGTATACTAAGAGTTACAGAAAATTCTTGGTTCTTATGAAGAATTTGATGGCCTTTGATTAAGAGTTGTACTTAGGATCTGGAAATAACAGGCAATAAGCTGTTGGAATGTTTTGCTATGTAATTTTTTGTGTATTTTTTCTGCTTTATGGTCTTTCCAGTTTCTTGATGATTTATTAGTTTGATGACTGTTGATATATCTTGATCTTAATTAAATCTTTGAATCCTTTTCTTCTGTAGGCCAGGACGTTTGGAGGTTCAAGTAGAGATAAGTCTTCCAGATGAGAATGGTCGTTTTCAGATTCTTCAGATCCACACAAACAAGATGAAAGAGAACTCTTTTCTTGCTCCTGATGTTAACCTTCAAGAACTTGGTATGTTTATTAGTAATTTATGATTGTGATATGTATATTCTTCACTGCTATGAAAGAATTAACTATTAAAGTAAGAGTTTAGTTCTTTTATTCCACTGTCCATCCACTCAAAAGATATACAGGCTGACAGATAACTTGATGATTATTTAAAGTTGTGTTTTACATTTATTTAGTTTTGTTCTCAATAGATTGTGTAATATTCTTGAGGGTCCTCCGGATGATTAAACTTGGTAgtaaaatctttattataatacCTTCTGAATGTACCTGGCTTTGTGCTTTCTCTTTCTAAAGCATATGCACATCATGTTGACAATGATCTTGTGGCTAATCCAGTATTTGAGAAAGCCTTACAAGTTTATATTTACTTCTTTTATGTTCAGCTGCTCGTACAAAGAATTATAGTGGAGCAGAGCTTGAAGGTGTTGTGAAAAGTGCGGTGTCTTTTGCTTTGAATAGACAAGTAAGTATGGATGATCTTACCAAGCCAGTGGATGAAGAGAACATTAAGGTTACAATGGATGATTTTCTCAATGCACTCCTGGAAATCGTTCCTGCATTTGGAGCCTCAACTGATGACCTTGAACGATGCAGGTGATTCTTTTTGTTCAATTTAGTAGAAATTTCAATTCTTTGATTAGAAGATGTTAATTCCATTCTGCTTGAATTCTCATTACTTTTATGTTCTAGAAGTAGGTTTAGAAGGCAATAGTCTTTGCAATGATGCTTCGAGCCTTTAACTTTTGTTGCTTTTAATAATTTGTGAACATTTCTCTTAAACAAAATAGTGAGCTGTGAGTATCACATGTAGTCTTCTAGGTTCTGCTTTCAGCTGattgttaatttttttctttttgttgcttttaataatttttgaaCATTTCTCTTAAACAAAATAGTGAGCTGTGAGTATCACATGTAGTCTTCTAGGTTCTGCTTTCAGCTGattgttaatttttttctttttgttgcttttaataatttttgaaCATTTCTCTTAAACAAAATAGTGAGCTGTGAGTATCACATGTAGTCTTCTAGGTTCTGCTTTCAGCTGattgttaatttttttctttttgttgcatcCCATTGGTCTATTTTCTTGGTCGCCTTGGTTAATTTAAAGATAATTGTTTCTGCGTTGGCTTGGGAAAATACGAATATTTATCTTGAACATTGAGTTCGCTTTATGGGGAATTAAAGACCgttcattaaaatattttctcTCTCTATCTCTCTCTTTTTTTAGTTTCCTAGTTGTATGACTCATATCTTTCAGTTTTGAGTGGCTTTGCCTGAATTGTTTTACATAACATAATTTTTAGACTTAATGGCATGGTGGATTGTGGCGACCGGCACAAGCACATTTATCAGAGAGCCATGCTACTGGTAGAGCAGGTCAAAGTAAGCAAAGGAAGTCCTCTGGTCACTTGTCTTCTAGAAGGGTCAAGTGGAAGGTAGGCAGCTGGAATTTCCTTTTGTTTGACATCTTTTATCTTTAACTTTAACTGAATCTAGGTAGACTTGTACAGTGGCAAAACAGCATTGGCAGCTACTGTTGGCATTGACAGTGATTTCCCATATGTCAAGATAGTAAGCTTCTGACCTGTAGCATGTATAAATATATTGCAACCTTCTATTTGTTGTTAAGATtcttgtttttttaatttttattttataggtCTCCGCTGAATCAATGATTGGTCTTCATGAGAGTACAAAATGTGCTCAGATTGTCAAGGTTTGTGGTGCCATGATCCTTAAATCTGGAAGTGATATGCATACTTTTATCTGAACAAATTATTGCTCTAAATCTGAACTTTGCTTTGGTCTAAGCTGTTAACATATACAGTCAACCCTCTCTATAACAGCCCCATTTGTCTGTTAAGATTTTGCCTGTTATAAAGAGGTGGTTATTATACACTTATAACAGCATGCTGTTTTAGAGAGTGAATTGTTGTAAAGCTACCTTAAAATTCATATTGTGGATTTTTATCAAATGGAGAAAGTGAGAATTATGTTAAAAAGAAAGTTGGAATCaaatcaacaaaattaaaagacagAGAGCAGGTGCATGCATTATTgcttttatgcatattttattttacattctttCACATGCTAATTATTAAGTTCATAAATCTAACAAGTTACATTAATCAATATgagttattaaattaaattaattaatttatcactaGCTATTGAATTTAAGTAATCAATTTATAGGTTTATGATGTTCCAAATTCATAGTAGAATATTTAACTAGAGAACTTAATTGTTTGTTGAATTGATATCTTTAATTTCACTCATTAAagattatttcatttaattaaatatgattaataatttttcatgtgaaatttaaacattttattggaataatattttagttaatataattttatttaataaattctaATTAATAGGCTTGCTTATATGAAATAgttataattttacttaaaatttttgACAATATGCTGTTATAGAGaactaatttaataaagaatgtacttaataattataaatgttGCTGTTATAAGTGAAAAGCTGGTATAGAgggttaaaataaaacataaaaaatcggTTCTACTAGAAACCTGGTTGTTATAGAGAGGGCTGACTGTATAAGAAATTTTGGTTTACGTTTGAAAAATTGATGGCTAGGAATATTTGTGCTTCATGTATCAAACTAGGATAATTTACATTAGAAAAAGTTAGAACATTTTGAATTTAGTGCACTTTGGCAGGTATTTGAGGATGCGTACAAGTCACCCCTGAGCATCATCATCCTTGATGACATAGAAAGGTTAGGGGAATGAGAAACTTATGCTATTCATTTTGACTTGAAATGTGCAATGTTGACAGAAATAATTGGTTAATTATTGTTGCAGGCTACTGGAGTATGTTGCTATTGGGCCCCGCTTTTCAAATATAATTTCTCAGACATTGTTGGTCCTTCTCAAACGTCTTCCTCCTAAGGTTTGTCTTTGGTTCTTTCTATGTGTTTCAATCAAGTACTCCTAATGGTTACTTGggaaatatttaagactttttccatttaaaaaaaaaaaaaaaggagataaTTGAACTAGGTTAACAATGCTTTCTCCCATTCTCTTGATTGAGAAGTCCCATGCTGCTTACTAGTTAAATCATTAACATTGTAGAAGATACAATTTGATTCATATGCTAATCGGATCAGTTAGCAAACAAGTATATTGAGAATCTTGTTTAATCTGAATTAAGTGTATTGTTATTTAGATCTGCAAATGCTTGTCTTTCAGGGGAAAAAACTTCTGGTGTTTGGTACAACCAGTGAGATTACCTTCTTAGATTCAGTAGGCATTTGTGATGCGTTCTCTGTCACCTACCATCTTCCTACACTGAAGACAGCTGATGCAAAGAAGGTAATAATGTTATCAATTTTATTGCTTTAAGTCATCTAGGGGTTTGATATTTTGCTTTGCTTTCTTCGGCTTGTCAGTGTTCATTTGCCTCAATTAGTGTTAATCTTTTTGTTATACCACAATAGCAGAAAAAAAACAACATTTAAAGCTGTCATTTTTTATAGAAGCTTCTGACACAACTCTCAAACATGTGGAAGTTTCTTTCGATCAGATAGTTTTATTTTACTATTCTCCTTCGTTTACTGAACTGCATTGCTAACAATGTTGTCTGATATTTGTGGACATTATAAGTAAATTTTTCATGTTTGTCTCAAACTCCAAAGCAAAACAACTTAGTATTGCTCTTAGTTAGGGAGTTAAATTTATCTAATCTGCTCTTTATACCCCAGGTTTTGAAACAACTGAACGTATTTGCTGAAGGAGATGTCGATGCAGCTGCAGAAGCCCTGAATGATGTGAGTTTAAACAATCTGCCTGATTTGGTTCATTCATAGGCATATCTTTTTATTTACTCTTTCTCTTTATGTGTACTGGTGTATATAGGAATGTCCATTTGTGCATGTAGGGCGTAGGTGTGAGTGCATGAATATGGTGAATGAGCTTTCCAAGTGCCACATCATT harbors:
- the LOC108486490 gene encoding vesicle-fusing ATPase-like, whose amino-acid sequence is MAGLFGSQSSTVAPRIVTSTPSTDLALTNFAYCSPSDLQSFAVPGSKLFLANVGDAFVLTVSSHESIRNGYIALNAIHRRLAKVSNGDNVSVSRFIPPEDFNLALLRVELEFVKKGTKNEQVDAVLLANQLRKRFINQVMTAGQKVTFEYHGNNYIFTISQTQLEGQAAANAPERGMISSDTYFIFDAQNSSGIKVVNQREAASSNIFRHKEFNLQSLGIGGLSAEFADIFRRAFASRVFPPHVTNKLGIKHVKGMLLYGPPGTGKTLMARQIGKMLNGKEPKIVNGPEVLSKFVGETEKNVRDLFADAENDQRTRGDESDLHVIIFDEIDAICKSRGSTRDGTGVHDSIVNQLLTKIDGVESLNNVLLIGMTNRKDLLDEALLRPGRLEVQVEISLPDENGRFQILQIHTNKMKENSFLAPDVNLQELAARTKNYSGAELEGVVKSAVSFALNRQVSMDDLTKPVDEENIKVTMDDFLNALLEIVPAFGASTDDLERCRLNGMVDCGDRHKHIYQRAMLLVEQVKVSKGSPLVTCLLEGSSGSGKTALAATVGIDSDFPYVKIVSAESMIGLHESTKCAQIVKVFEDAYKSPLSIIILDDIERLLEYVAIGPRFSNIISQTLLVLLKRLPPKGKKLLVFGTTSEITFLDSVGICDAFSVTYHLPTLKTADAKKVLKQLNVFAEGDVDAAAEALNDMPIKKLYMLIEMAAQGEQGGAAEAIYSGKEKIKISHFYDCLQDVVRV